One genomic region from Pagrus major chromosome 24, Pma_NU_1.0 encodes:
- the LOC141020384 gene encoding helix-loop-helix protein 2-like, whose protein sequence is MMLSPDQAEADLSWTQSDPESLLNGLKSAGCTSDEPAEGEDRPKCKADQPLSREEKRRRRRATAKYRSAHATRERIRVEAFNVAFAELRKLLPTLPPDKKLSKIEILRLAICYISYLNHVLDV, encoded by the coding sequence ATGATGCTGAGCCCGGACCAGGCTGAGGCGGACCTCTCCTGGACTCAATCCGACCCGGAGTCGCTGCTCAACGGCCTCAAGTCGGCCGGCTGCACCTCGGACGAGCCGGCGGAGGGCGAGGACAGGCCCAAGTGCAAAGCCGACCAGCCCCTAagcagggaggagaagaggaggaggcggagggcCACGGCCAAGTACCGCTCGGCCCACGCCACCAGAGAGAGGATCCGGGTGGAGGCGTTCAACGTGGCCTTCGCGGAGCTGAGGAAATTACTCCCCACCTTGCCCCCGGACAAGAAACTGTCCAAGATCGAGATACTCAGACTGGCTATATGCTACATCTCCTATCTCAATCACGTGTTGGATGTCTAA